A DNA window from Macrobrachium rosenbergii isolate ZJJX-2024 chromosome 41, ASM4041242v1, whole genome shotgun sequence contains the following coding sequences:
- the LOC136827046 gene encoding protein SREK1IP1-like codes for MHKISSILSRFAKLSRDKTAVEVCRDSCSLQDHPEGGGGGGGGRRGGSSSLTEFLRRRRRRRKKIGSSSLSLEFLGRREEEEEEEEEEEEEEEEEEKKLLVPEVFRKKKKKKGSSSLTSGVFRKKKKKKKRRKKKEEIGSSSLTSGVLGRKEEGGEEEGGGEIGSSS; via the exons ATGCATAAAATTAGCTCCATCTTGAGTCGCTTCGCCAAGTTAAGTCGAGATAAGACGGCGGTCGAAGTTTGTCGTGATAGTTGTTCCCTTCAGGATCATcctgaaggagggggaggaggaggaggag GAAGGAGAGGAGGGTCCTCATCCCTGACGGagtttttaagaagaagaagaagaagaagaaagaaaatagggTCCTCGTCCCTGAGTCTGGAGTTTttaggaaggagagaagaagaagaagaagaagaagaagaagaagaagaagaagaagaagaagaagagaagaagctCCTCGTCCCTGAagtttttaggaagaagaagaagaaaaaggggtcCTCATCCCTGACGTCTGGagtttttaggaagaagaagaagaagaagaaaagaagaaagaagaaagaagaaataggGTCCTCGTCCCTGACGTCTGGAGttttaggaaggaaggaagaaggaggagaagaagaaggaggaggagaaatagggTCCTCATCCTGA